The Marinobacter subterrani genome has a segment encoding these proteins:
- the pabC gene encoding aminodeoxychorismate lyase has translation MVALRLFWAEAGGLPADDRGLAYGDGLFETIRMAGQKGVLLSRHLERMVRDARRLGIKVSRQELATVCTQAGQRFAERFNDQDWVLKLTLTRGAGGRGYRPDPGMAPNLLVSASPMPPAADASGVMVDFSRVPLTVNPLLAGIKSLSRLEQVMAAAELGSALFEVIMSDSDGNLVEGTRTNLLLRKNDTWITPPSACLAVAGVLRQWLLERLRQSGQAVFERPLTVPDVLGSECQGLFLLNSVLGIVPVRTIAGHDLPVDGVLATIFNPLELLE, from the coding sequence ATGGTGGCTCTTCGCCTGTTCTGGGCAGAGGCGGGCGGCCTGCCGGCGGATGACCGTGGGCTGGCTTATGGGGATGGCCTGTTCGAAACCATCCGTATGGCCGGGCAAAAAGGTGTGCTGCTTTCCCGGCACCTGGAGCGTATGGTTCGGGATGCCAGGCGACTGGGTATCAAGGTCTCGCGCCAGGAACTCGCCACCGTCTGTACCCAGGCCGGGCAGCGGTTTGCCGAAAGGTTCAACGATCAGGACTGGGTTCTGAAGCTTACCCTGACCCGTGGTGCGGGGGGGCGTGGTTACCGACCGGACCCAGGCATGGCCCCGAACCTGCTTGTGTCTGCCTCGCCAATGCCCCCCGCGGCCGATGCCTCTGGCGTCATGGTCGACTTCTCCCGAGTGCCGCTGACCGTCAATCCGCTGCTCGCCGGCATCAAGTCCCTGAGCCGGCTTGAGCAGGTAATGGCAGCGGCTGAGCTCGGCAGCGCTCTGTTTGAGGTCATCATGTCGGACAGCGACGGTAACCTGGTGGAGGGCACCCGAACCAATCTTCTGCTTCGGAAAAATGATACCTGGATTACGCCGCCGTCGGCCTGTCTGGCGGTTGCTGGAGTACTCCGGCAATGGCTGCTGGAGCGTTTGCGGCAAAGCGGCCAGGCGGTGTTTGAGCGGCCACTGACGGTCCCGGATGTACTGGGTTCGGAATGCCAGGGTTTGTTCCTTCTCAACAGTGTGCTCGGTATTGTCCCGGTTCGCACTATCGCTGGCCATGATTTGCCTGTCGATGGCGTACTTGCGACAATCTTCAATCCTCTCGAACTACTGGAATAA
- the fabG gene encoding 3-oxoacyl-ACP reductase FabG, which translates to MSLEGKIALVTGATRGIGQAIARALAEQGAEVIGTATSAGGAESITNDLQSAGLKGYGMVMNVADPASIEAGLKALTEKSGAPLILVNNAGITRDNLLMRLKDEDWTSVLETNLSSVYRTSKAVLRGMAKAKWGRIINISSVVAGMGNPGQGNYCAAKAGVEGFTRSLAKEMSNRGITANCVAPGFIDTDMTKKLDDKQREAMLEIIPAGRLGEPEEVAAVVAFLASDAAGYVTGETINVNGGMYMG; encoded by the coding sequence ATGTCTCTGGAAGGTAAGATTGCATTGGTAACCGGTGCCACCCGTGGTATCGGCCAGGCGATTGCTCGTGCACTGGCAGAGCAGGGCGCCGAAGTAATCGGCACTGCCACCAGCGCCGGCGGTGCCGAGTCTATCACCAATGATCTGCAGTCAGCCGGGCTCAAGGGCTACGGCATGGTTATGAATGTGGCGGATCCCGCCAGCATCGAGGCAGGCCTGAAGGCGCTGACGGAGAAATCCGGAGCGCCACTGATTCTCGTCAACAACGCTGGCATTACCCGTGATAACCTGCTGATGCGCCTGAAGGATGAGGATTGGACGTCGGTTCTGGAAACCAACCTGTCGAGCGTCTATCGCACCAGTAAGGCAGTGCTTCGTGGCATGGCGAAGGCGAAGTGGGGTCGCATCATCAATATCAGTTCTGTGGTTGCAGGTATGGGCAATCCCGGGCAAGGTAACTATTGCGCCGCCAAAGCCGGGGTGGAAGGTTTCACCCGTAGCCTGGCCAAGGAAATGTCGAACCGGGGTATTACCGCAAATTGCGTGGCGCCGGGGTTTATTGACACGGATATGACAAAAAAACTGGACGACAAGCAGCGCGAGGCTATGCTGGAAATCATACCCGCGGGTCGTCTGGGTGAGCCGGAAGAAGTGGCAGCGGTGGTTGCCTTCCTGGCATCTGATGCCGCCGGATATGTGACGGGTGAAACCATCAACGTAAACGGTGGAATGTACATGGGATAA
- the fabF gene encoding beta-ketoacyl-ACP synthase II has translation MAKRRVVITGMGMLSPLGNDVASSWEGVQAGRSGIGMIDRFDASGYNTRIGGAIRDLDMEPYLSAKDARKLDAFIHYGLIAAQQAVDDSGIEAFDALDRERVGIAIGSGIGGLEYIEKSVLTMDKSGPRKVSPFFVPASVINMISGNAAIRFGYRGPNIAIVTACTTGTHNIGYAARTIAYGDADVMLAGGSEMATTRTGMAAFSAARALSTRNDEPTKASRPWDRDRDGFVLSDGAGVVVLEELDHAKRRGATIYGEVVGFGMSDDAHHITAPPETGEGAARSMVNAIRDAGLKPDEVDYINAHGTSTQVGDVAEVAAVRRVFEGHAEKLAMSSTKSMTGHLLGAAGAVEAIFSVLAIRDGLLPPTINLDNPDDGCDLDFVAHNSRKADVRVALSNSFGFGGTNGTLIFRRYEG, from the coding sequence ATGGCTAAACGGCGAGTTGTCATCACAGGTATGGGCATGCTGTCTCCATTGGGTAATGACGTGGCGTCATCCTGGGAAGGGGTTCAGGCAGGGCGCAGCGGGATTGGAATGATCGACCGTTTTGACGCGTCCGGCTACAACACCCGGATCGGCGGCGCAATTCGGGATCTGGATATGGAGCCATACCTCTCCGCCAAGGATGCGCGAAAGCTTGATGCCTTCATTCACTACGGCCTGATTGCTGCACAGCAGGCGGTGGATGACAGCGGTATTGAGGCTTTTGATGCGCTGGACCGTGAGCGGGTCGGTATCGCAATCGGCTCCGGGATCGGGGGGCTCGAGTACATCGAGAAAAGCGTCCTTACGATGGACAAGTCGGGGCCCCGTAAAGTCTCACCGTTTTTTGTTCCGGCTTCCGTGATCAACATGATTTCCGGTAATGCGGCTATCCGCTTTGGCTATCGTGGCCCCAATATTGCGATTGTGACGGCCTGCACCACTGGTACTCACAACATTGGTTATGCGGCCCGTACCATCGCCTACGGTGATGCCGATGTGATGCTGGCGGGTGGTTCGGAAATGGCAACAACCCGTACCGGAATGGCGGCATTTTCTGCCGCCAGGGCACTGTCGACCCGCAACGACGAGCCGACCAAAGCAAGTCGACCGTGGGACAGGGACCGGGACGGCTTTGTGCTGAGTGATGGCGCGGGTGTGGTAGTGCTTGAAGAACTGGACCATGCGAAGCGCCGAGGTGCCACGATTTACGGTGAGGTTGTTGGCTTTGGCATGAGCGATGACGCCCACCACATCACCGCGCCGCCGGAGACCGGCGAAGGCGCCGCCCGTTCCATGGTGAATGCGATCCGGGATGCCGGCCTGAAGCCTGATGAAGTTGACTATATCAACGCCCACGGCACGTCCACCCAGGTAGGAGATGTGGCCGAAGTGGCGGCGGTCCGGCGGGTATTTGAAGGTCATGCCGAAAAGCTCGCCATGAGCAGTACAAAGTCCATGACAGGGCACCTGCTTGGGGCGGCCGGCGCTGTCGAAGCGATATTTTCGGTGTTGGCGATCCGCGATGGCTTGTTGCCTCCGACCATCAATCTGGACAACCCCGACGACGGGTGCGACCTTGATTTCGTGGCCCATAATAGTCGGAAGGCGGATGTGCGGGTGGCCTTGTCCAACTCGTTCGGGTTCGGCGGTACTAATGGCACCCTGATTTTCCGTCGTTACGAAGGCTGA
- the acpP gene encoding acyl carrier protein, whose translation MSTVEERVKKIVCEQLGVKESEVQNSSSFVEDLGADSLDTVELVMALEEEFETEIPDEEAEKLASVQDAIDYIVAHT comes from the coding sequence ATGAGTACAGTTGAAGAGCGCGTGAAGAAGATCGTTTGTGAACAGTTGGGCGTTAAAGAGTCCGAAGTTCAGAACTCATCTTCTTTTGTAGAGGATCTTGGCGCTGACTCACTGGACACCGTTGAGCTGGTTATGGCACTTGAAGAGGAATTCGAAACCGAGATTCCTGACGAGGAAGCCGAGAAGCTGGCAAGTGTTCAGGACGCGATCGACTACATCGTCGCGCACACCTGA